The following are encoded together in the Desulfobacterales bacterium genome:
- a CDS encoding ABC transporter permease, whose protein sequence is MNELHLTVLLAGVVAGAAPIVLATLGETITERAGLINLSLDGSILLSAMTAFAVASETNSLMLGFLAAALVGALTAATVAVFSIYLGQSQVAVGFVLTLMTRDLAYFLGNPYARIHGPQVALHPIPFLDQAPFFGPVFFSHNLPVYLSLMLIALTWWYLYRTPLGLELRSVGEHPQAAFARGIPPQRLQMLYAICGGMLVGLAGATFSLSTKQGWGRPQGAEGTGWIALALVIFGGWNPVKAALGAYLFSFLQVLGIYLQGWLPSIPAQVFQVAPFPLMIFTLVLMHLAQKESILSWADGSSWKKTILRIFTGTAPAALGKAHRTD, encoded by the coding sequence ATGAATGAACTGCATTTAACCGTTCTGCTGGCCGGTGTTGTCGCCGGCGCCGCTCCCATTGTTCTGGCAACCCTGGGGGAAACCATTACGGAACGGGCCGGATTAATCAACCTGTCCCTTGACGGTTCCATCCTTTTAAGCGCCATGACGGCCTTTGCCGTGGCCTCTGAAACCAACAGCCTGATGCTGGGTTTCCTTGCAGCCGCCCTTGTGGGCGCGCTGACAGCAGCGACCGTGGCCGTCTTCAGCATCTACCTGGGCCAGTCCCAGGTGGCGGTCGGTTTTGTCCTGACCTTGATGACCCGCGATCTGGCCTATTTCCTCGGCAACCCCTATGCCCGCATCCATGGCCCCCAGGTTGCGCTACACCCCATCCCCTTTCTGGATCAGGCGCCGTTTTTCGGCCCGGTTTTTTTCAGCCACAATCTTCCGGTCTATCTGAGCCTGATGCTCATCGCTCTAACCTGGTGGTATCTGTATCGCACCCCCCTGGGCCTTGAGCTGCGATCCGTGGGCGAACACCCCCAGGCCGCATTTGCCCGGGGCATCCCACCCCAACGCCTGCAGATGTTATATGCCATCTGCGGCGGAATGCTGGTGGGGCTGGCGGGAGCGACTTTTTCGCTGTCGACCAAACAGGGATGGGGACGTCCCCAGGGCGCCGAGGGAACCGGCTGGATCGCCCTGGCGCTGGTGATTTTCGGCGGCTGGAACCCGGTCAAGGCTGCCTTGGGAGCCTACCTTTTTTCTTTTCTGCAGGTTCTCGGCATCTACCTCCAGGGGTGGCTCCCCTCCATTCCGGCCCAGGTGTTCCAGGTTGCGCCGTTTCCGCTCATGATTTTTACCCTGGTCCTGATGCACCTTGCACAGAAGGAATCCATTTTAAGCTGGGCGGACGGCAGCAGTTGGAAAAAAACAATCCTGCGAATATTCACCGGGACCGCCCCGGCCGCCCTGGGAAAAGCGCACCGGACGGATTAA